The following coding sequences lie in one Fundulus heteroclitus isolate FHET01 chromosome 20, MU-UCD_Fhet_4.1, whole genome shotgun sequence genomic window:
- the pank4 gene encoding 4'-phosphopantetheine phosphatase isoform X1: MAECGGVDSNTTSHTMDKSITLPPDEIFRNLENAKRFAIDIGGSLTKLAYYSTVQHKVAKVRSFDHSAKEAASDKLYEIAVQEEVTARLHFIKFENAYIETCLDFIKDHLVNTETKVIKATGGGAHKFKELIEKKLGLKVDKEDEMTCLIKGCNFVLKNIPHEAFVYARHADSEFRFQTTNPDIFPYLLVNIGSGSSVVVVQSEDKFERIGGSSIGGGTFWGLGALLTKTKRFDELLQLASKGQHSSVDMLVKDIYGGSYACLGLTGDLIASSFGKSATADKEFSKEDMAKSLLHMISNDIGQLACLYAKLHNLSRVYFGGFFIRGHPVTMHTITYSINFFTKGEVQALFLRHEGYLGAIGAFLKGAEEDNPNQYSWGENYAGSSGLMSVSPDMNPMQRARSGTFPFDMLEMDRLERQLVNLPLLQDPSSYIPDTVDLTEDAQAREYWLYCFEEALDGVVKRAVASQPDIPGAAERAEKFRQKYRHKLQTLRHQPFAYGSLTVRSLLDTREHCLNEFNFPDPYSKIKERENDVALKYYQKAVKSLEALSWEDRQFALVRGVLAGNVFDWGAKAVSEVLESNPEFGFEEAKRRLEERPWLVDSFDQWLERLKGPPHRCALFFVDNSGVDIILGVMPFVRELLSRGTEVVLASNSAPALNDVTNSELQILTERIAAMDPVIESALREDRLTLVQSGSSSPCLDLSRLDKVLAMVARERQTDLVIIEGMGRAIHTNYYAMLSCESLKMAVIKNSWLADRLGGKLFSVVFKYEVPVGKPH, encoded by the exons ATGGCGGAATGTGGTGGAGTTGACAGCAACACAACTAGTCACACCATGGATAAAAGCATTACCCTTCCGCCGGATGAAATATTCCGCAATTTGGAGAACGCGAAGCGCTTCGCCATAGACATAG GTGGATCGCTGACTAAGCTCGCCTACTACTCAACTGTCCAACACAAAGTGGCCAAAGTGCGATCCTTCGACCATAGCGCGAAG GAGGCAGCCAGCGACAAGCTGTATGAAATAGCGGTGCAGGAGGAGGTCACGGCGCGCCTGCACTTCATCAAGTTTGAAAATGCCTACATCGAGACGTGCTTGGACTTCATCAAGGACCACCTGGTCAACACCGAGACCAAAGTCATCAAAGCCACAGGCGGAGGGGCGCACAAGTTTAAAGAgctgatagaaaaaaagctggGACTCAA AGTGGACAAAGAGGACGAGATGACCTGTCTCATCAAGGGCTGTAACTTTGTGCTGAAGAACATCCCCCATGAGGCTTTTGTCTATGCCAGACACGCTGACTCGGAGTTCCGCTTTCAGACCACTAATCCCGACATCTTCCCCTACCTGCTTGTGAACATCGGCTCAGGGAGT TCAGTTGTGGTG GTTCAATCAGAAGATAAATTTGAACGAATAGGTGGAAGCTCGATAGGCGGAGGGACATTCTGGGGCCTTGGAGCGTTGCTCACAAAAACAAAG AGATTCGATGAGTTACTGCAGCTGGCCTCTAAAGGGCAACATTCCAGCGTCGACATGCTCGTCAAAGACATCTATGGAGGATCTTACGCATGTTTGGGTTTGACTGGAGATCTCATTGCAAGTAGTTTTGGGAAgtctgcaacagctgacaaag AGTTCTCTAAAGAAGACATGGCCAAGAGTTTACTCCATATGATCAGCAACGACATCGGACAGCTAGCCTGCCTCTACGCCAAACTCCACAACCTGTCGCGGGTGTACTTTGGAGGCTTTTTTATCAGAGGCCATCCTGTCACAATGCACACAATAACTTACAGCATCAATTTCTTTACCAAG GGTGAAGTTCAGGCTCTGTTTCTGAGGCATGAGGGCTATCTTGGAGCCATTGGAGCTTTTCTGAAAGGAGCAGAGGAAGACA ATCCAAACCAGTACAGCTGGGGGGAAAATTACGCAGGAAGCTCAGGTTTGATGAGTGTCTCTCCTGACATGAATCCCATGCAGCGAGCTCGCAGTGGAACA TTTCCT TTTGACATGTTGGAGATGGACCGCCTGGAGAGGCAGCTGGTGAATCTGCCTCTACTCCAAGATCCTTCCTCTTACATCCCTgacacagttgacctcacaGAGGACGCTCAGGCCCGGGAATACTGGCTATACTGCTTTGAGGAAGCCTTAGATGGG GTGGTAAAGAGAGCTGTGGCGAGCCAGCCGGACATCCCGGGGGCGGCCGAACGGGCCGAGAAGTTTCGCCAGAAGTACCGACACAAGCTTCAAACCCTCCGCCATCAGCCGTT TGCTTATGGATCCCTCACTGTCAGAAGTCTGTTAGACACGAGGGAACACTGTTTAAACGAGTTCAACTTTCCTGATCCCTACTCTAAG ATTAAAGAGAGGGAGAACGACGTCGCTCTAAAGTACTACCAGAAAGCGGTGAAGTCCTTGGAAGCGCTGAGCTGGGAGGACAGACAGTTTGCGCTGGTTAGGGGCGTCTTGGCTGGAAATGTCTTTGACTGGGGAGCCAAGGCCGTGTCAGA GGTCCTCGAATCTAACCCTGAGTTTGGGTTTGAAGAAGCTAAACGGCGGTTAGAAG AGCGGCCATGGCTCGTTGACTCTTTTGATCAATGGCTTGAAAGACTAAAG GGTCCTCCTCATAGGTGTGCCTTGTTTTTCGTAGATAATAGTGGCGTGGACATAATTTTAGGGGTGATGCCCTtcgtcagagaacttctctcCCGAGGAACGGAG GTTGTGTTAGCCAGCAATTCTGCTCCGGCCTTAAACGACGTAACAAACAGCGAGCTCCAGATTCTGACAGAGAGAATCGCTGCCATGGATCCTGTGATCGA ATCGGCCCTGAGGGAGGACAGGCTGACATTGGTCCAGAGTGGTTCCTCTTCCCCCTGTTTGGATCTGAG CCGACTGGACAAGGTGCTGGCGATGGTGGCGAGGGAGCGGCAGACCGACCTGGTGATCATCGAGGGAATGGGCCGAGCCATCCACACCAACTACTACGCCATGCTGAGCTGCGAGAGCCTCAAGATGGCCGTCATCAAGAACTCGTGGCTGGCCGACCGACTGGGCGGGAAACTCTTCAGCGTGGTCTTCAAGTACGAGGTCCCGGTTGGAAAACCCCATTAG
- the pank4 gene encoding 4'-phosphopantetheine phosphatase isoform X2, with amino-acid sequence MAECGGVDSNTTSHTMDKSITLPPDEIFRNLENAKRFAIDIGGSLTKLAYYSTVQHKVAKVRSFDHSAKEAASDKLYEIAVQEEVTARLHFIKFENAYIETCLDFIKDHLVNTETKVIKATGGGAHKFKELIEKKLGLKVDKEDEMTCLIKGCNFVLKNIPHEAFVYARHADSEFRFQTTNPDIFPYLLVNIGSGSSVVVVQSEDKFERIGGSSIGGGTFWGLGALLTKTKRFDELLQLASKGQHSSVDMLVKDIYGGSYACLGLTGDLIASSFGKSATADKEFSKEDMAKSLLHMISNDIGQLACLYAKLHNLSRVYFGGFFIRGHPVTMHTITYSINFFTKGEVQALFLRHEGYLGAIGAFLKGAEEDNPNQYSWGENYAGSSGLMSVSPDMNPMQRARSGTFDMLEMDRLERQLVNLPLLQDPSSYIPDTVDLTEDAQAREYWLYCFEEALDGVVKRAVASQPDIPGAAERAEKFRQKYRHKLQTLRHQPFAYGSLTVRSLLDTREHCLNEFNFPDPYSKIKERENDVALKYYQKAVKSLEALSWEDRQFALVRGVLAGNVFDWGAKAVSEVLESNPEFGFEEAKRRLEERPWLVDSFDQWLERLKGPPHRCALFFVDNSGVDIILGVMPFVRELLSRGTEVVLASNSAPALNDVTNSELQILTERIAAMDPVIESALREDRLTLVQSGSSSPCLDLSRLDKVLAMVARERQTDLVIIEGMGRAIHTNYYAMLSCESLKMAVIKNSWLADRLGGKLFSVVFKYEVPVGKPH; translated from the exons ATGGCGGAATGTGGTGGAGTTGACAGCAACACAACTAGTCACACCATGGATAAAAGCATTACCCTTCCGCCGGATGAAATATTCCGCAATTTGGAGAACGCGAAGCGCTTCGCCATAGACATAG GTGGATCGCTGACTAAGCTCGCCTACTACTCAACTGTCCAACACAAAGTGGCCAAAGTGCGATCCTTCGACCATAGCGCGAAG GAGGCAGCCAGCGACAAGCTGTATGAAATAGCGGTGCAGGAGGAGGTCACGGCGCGCCTGCACTTCATCAAGTTTGAAAATGCCTACATCGAGACGTGCTTGGACTTCATCAAGGACCACCTGGTCAACACCGAGACCAAAGTCATCAAAGCCACAGGCGGAGGGGCGCACAAGTTTAAAGAgctgatagaaaaaaagctggGACTCAA AGTGGACAAAGAGGACGAGATGACCTGTCTCATCAAGGGCTGTAACTTTGTGCTGAAGAACATCCCCCATGAGGCTTTTGTCTATGCCAGACACGCTGACTCGGAGTTCCGCTTTCAGACCACTAATCCCGACATCTTCCCCTACCTGCTTGTGAACATCGGCTCAGGGAGT TCAGTTGTGGTG GTTCAATCAGAAGATAAATTTGAACGAATAGGTGGAAGCTCGATAGGCGGAGGGACATTCTGGGGCCTTGGAGCGTTGCTCACAAAAACAAAG AGATTCGATGAGTTACTGCAGCTGGCCTCTAAAGGGCAACATTCCAGCGTCGACATGCTCGTCAAAGACATCTATGGAGGATCTTACGCATGTTTGGGTTTGACTGGAGATCTCATTGCAAGTAGTTTTGGGAAgtctgcaacagctgacaaag AGTTCTCTAAAGAAGACATGGCCAAGAGTTTACTCCATATGATCAGCAACGACATCGGACAGCTAGCCTGCCTCTACGCCAAACTCCACAACCTGTCGCGGGTGTACTTTGGAGGCTTTTTTATCAGAGGCCATCCTGTCACAATGCACACAATAACTTACAGCATCAATTTCTTTACCAAG GGTGAAGTTCAGGCTCTGTTTCTGAGGCATGAGGGCTATCTTGGAGCCATTGGAGCTTTTCTGAAAGGAGCAGAGGAAGACA ATCCAAACCAGTACAGCTGGGGGGAAAATTACGCAGGAAGCTCAGGTTTGATGAGTGTCTCTCCTGACATGAATCCCATGCAGCGAGCTCGCAGTGGAACA TTTGACATGTTGGAGATGGACCGCCTGGAGAGGCAGCTGGTGAATCTGCCTCTACTCCAAGATCCTTCCTCTTACATCCCTgacacagttgacctcacaGAGGACGCTCAGGCCCGGGAATACTGGCTATACTGCTTTGAGGAAGCCTTAGATGGG GTGGTAAAGAGAGCTGTGGCGAGCCAGCCGGACATCCCGGGGGCGGCCGAACGGGCCGAGAAGTTTCGCCAGAAGTACCGACACAAGCTTCAAACCCTCCGCCATCAGCCGTT TGCTTATGGATCCCTCACTGTCAGAAGTCTGTTAGACACGAGGGAACACTGTTTAAACGAGTTCAACTTTCCTGATCCCTACTCTAAG ATTAAAGAGAGGGAGAACGACGTCGCTCTAAAGTACTACCAGAAAGCGGTGAAGTCCTTGGAAGCGCTGAGCTGGGAGGACAGACAGTTTGCGCTGGTTAGGGGCGTCTTGGCTGGAAATGTCTTTGACTGGGGAGCCAAGGCCGTGTCAGA GGTCCTCGAATCTAACCCTGAGTTTGGGTTTGAAGAAGCTAAACGGCGGTTAGAAG AGCGGCCATGGCTCGTTGACTCTTTTGATCAATGGCTTGAAAGACTAAAG GGTCCTCCTCATAGGTGTGCCTTGTTTTTCGTAGATAATAGTGGCGTGGACATAATTTTAGGGGTGATGCCCTtcgtcagagaacttctctcCCGAGGAACGGAG GTTGTGTTAGCCAGCAATTCTGCTCCGGCCTTAAACGACGTAACAAACAGCGAGCTCCAGATTCTGACAGAGAGAATCGCTGCCATGGATCCTGTGATCGA ATCGGCCCTGAGGGAGGACAGGCTGACATTGGTCCAGAGTGGTTCCTCTTCCCCCTGTTTGGATCTGAG CCGACTGGACAAGGTGCTGGCGATGGTGGCGAGGGAGCGGCAGACCGACCTGGTGATCATCGAGGGAATGGGCCGAGCCATCCACACCAACTACTACGCCATGCTGAGCTGCGAGAGCCTCAAGATGGCCGTCATCAAGAACTCGTGGCTGGCCGACCGACTGGGCGGGAAACTCTTCAGCGTGGTCTTCAAGTACGAGGTCCCGGTTGGAAAACCCCATTAG
- the LOC118556625 gene encoding transcription factor HES-5-like: protein MAPTSPAAITTSQEHLALNHKLRKPLVEKLRRERINSSIEQLKSLLGPEFLKQQPDSKLEKADILEMTVCFLRRLQQQQQQRPAVDSVAVDQGYSRCVQEVVHFLSKDDLRTQSQRGLLHHFSKLQSSSERSLKDISPLSSTVQAAIKKEKSPSNSSLWRPW, encoded by the exons ATGGCCCCTACAAGCCCCGCAGCAATTACCACCTCTCAGGAGCACCTGGCCCTGAACCACAAG CTCAGAAAGCCTCTGGTGGAGAAGTTACGCAGAGAGCGAATCAACAGCAGCATCGAGCAGCTCAAGTCTCTCCTGGGTCCAGAGTTCCTCAAGCAGCAGCCAGACTCCAAGCTGGAGAAAGCAGACATCCTGGAGATGACCGTCTGCTTCCTGAGAcgactgcagcagcagcagcagcagcgtccaGCTGTGGACTCAGTGGCTGTTGATCAGGGCTACTCCAGATGTGTTCAAGAGGTGGTGCACTTCCTGTCCAAAGACGATCTGAGGACACAGTCCCAAAGAGGACTCCTGCACCACTTCAGCAAGCTGCAGTCCTCCTCTGAGAGGAGCCTGAAAGACATTTCTCCTCTGAGCTCCACAGTCCAGGCTGCCATTAAGAAAGAGAAGAGTCCGTCCAACAGCTCTCTCTGGAGGCCGTGGTGA